GTGACCCGCTTGGTCGGTGCCAGGGAGAAGCCGCGCTTGACGCCGAACCGCTCACGGATCGTGCCGTCGGCGTCGGACAGCAGCGGCATGCCGAGGGTGTGCCGGCCGGCGAACTCCTGCTGCCGTTCGACGGAGTCGCCGCTGACGCCGACCGGCCGGGCGCCGACGGCGGCGAACTCGGCGGCCAGGTCGCGGAAGTGGCAGGCCTCCGCGGTGCAGCCCGCGGTGAGGGCGGCCGGGTAGAAGAAGAGCACGACCGCTCCGTCGGCGAGCAGTTCGGACAGCTTGCGGACGGTGCCGCTCTCGTCGGGCAGTTCGAAGTCGTCGACCTTGTCTCCGACGTTGATCGGCTGACTCATGCCGCGCCCTCCCCGCTCCTGGCGACACTGCGGGCCCACAGGACGAGGGGCAGTTGCAGCGGCAGCCGCCCCATGGCCGCGGCCTTCTGCGACGCGGGCCGGTCGCGCCAGTCGACGGCCATCTTGACGTTGGCGGGGAAGACGCCGACGAAGAACGCGGCCGCGGCGAGGGCCGCCGTCTTCCTGGTGCGGGGCAGCGCGACACCGGCCGCGAGCGCGAGTTCCGCTGCACCGCTGACGTACGTCCAGGTCCTGGGCGCACCCGGCAGGGAGCGCGGGACGATCGCGTCGAACTGACGGGGAACGGCGAAGTGGGCGGTGCCCGCGGCGGCAAGCAGACCGGCGAGCAGCAGGGGCGAGCGTTCGGACCGTGACACGGTTCCTCCTCTGATGACCTGCCGCGCGATGTTACCGGAGGGTAGAGAGGGCCGGTGACCGGCCTCCCCCGAAGGCGGCCCGGGGGCAGGAAGGGCGGCGCCGAGGTCAAGAGGTGGATTCGGTCTCCTCGTCGCCGGCGTAGGCGAGGAAGTCGTCGACCATGCGGTGGAAGAGGGTGGCGAGCTGCCGCAGCTCCTCCGGCGTCCATTCCGCCAGGGCCGACTGCATGCCGCGGGCGCCGGCGTCACGGACCCGCGCTACGGCCTCCCGGCCCGCCCCGGTGAGTTCGATGCGCTGGGCCCGGCGGTCGTCGGGGTCGGGGACGCGGGTGACGTAGCCGGACTTCTGCAACTGCTGCACGGTGCGGGTGACGTGGGAGGCCTCCACGCCCAGCCGGGTCGCCAGCTCGCCCGGGCGCAGCGGCTCCGAGTCGGCGACTTGGCGCAGCAGTGCGACGGCGGCACGATCCAGCGGCACACCGGCCAGCGCCATCAGCCGCTCGTGCCGGCGGGCGCGGGTGCTCAGGTAGGTGATGCGGGTGAGCGCGCGCTCGATCTCGATGACCTCGTCGGACGCAGGGGTGCCGGGGAGGTCGGGGAGCGGTGGTGTGGGCATACACCACGCTACCACCTCGTTGCGTAACGCAAGTAAAGTCACGCGCTCCCAGGTCCGGTACAACAGCCTTCCGCGTCAGGGCCGGTTCGCCACAGGCGCCAGCCACAGGCCGACGAGCGCGTCGGCGAGGCCGGTCGCGGCGTCGTCCCAGGTGGCGCGCGGGGTAGGCCGGTTCTCGGCCAGGGCGTGCTCGCGCTCGGCGGGCATCTGCACGATCAGATGACGCGCCATCTCGCCCCGCTCGGCGCGGACTTCCGGCGGCAGGTCGGGCAGACAGGCGGTGAGTCCGTCGATGATCCGCCGCAGGGACGGAGAGGAGAGCGACTCGTCGACGACGATCTGATGGAGCACCGGGTCGGTCATGATCTGCGCGCAGAAGCGGGCGTACCAGGTGGGGCCGCCCAACGCCGCCAAGTGCTGTGGGACGGGGCGCACCAGGCAGTCCACCCAGTCGCGTACGTCCGGTGAGTCGCCGATGCCGGCCAGCAGCCGGGCGCGGATCTGCTCGATCCGTGTCGCGTGCTTGCGGACGATGGCGCGCACCAGGTCGGCCTTGGTGCCGAAGTGGTAGCCGACGGCGGTGTTGTTGCCCTGGCCTGCGGCCTCGCTGACCTGGCGGTTGGAGACGGCGTTGACCCCGCGCTCGGCGAACAGCCGCTCGGCGGCGGCGAGGATCAGCTCCCTGGTCGCGTTGACCTGTTCCGCGCGTGCCGTCCTGGCCGCCATGCTCACCACCGCATCGGGACTTCGTTCATCCCGCGGCGGCCAGTCCCTCGGACCGTCGCAGGTCCGCCGCCCGTGCGGCGAGTTCCAGCTGAGGAAGCCTACGCAATCACACCGCTCGAGCCGGACCCGGCCGGCCCGGCTGGACCCTGCGGACGTCGGGTTGACCGAGCCTCTAAGCTAAGTCAATCACCTGCCTTAAATCTTGCATTCGCATCGGGTTTCCTGCTCCTCGCACGCCCACGGAGGCTTCTTCATGTCCGACGCCCTGCCCAACCCGGTGAGCCCGGGCGGACCGGCCGCACCGCGGTCGAACGCCGTGGTGGCCGTGCTGGCCTTCGCCGGCATCGTCGTATCGCTGATGCAGACGCTGGTCATCCCGATCGTCCCGGAACTGCCGAAACTGCTGGACGCTCCCGCCTCGGACACCGCCTGGGCGGTGACCGCCACGCTGCTGGCCGCCGCGGTGGCGACCCCGGTGATGGGCCGACTCGGCGACATGTTCGGCAAGCGGCGCATGCTGCTGGTCAGCGTGGTCCTGCTGGTGGCCGGATCGGTGGTCTGCGCGCTCAGCGATTCGCTGGCTCCGATGATCGCCGGACGGGCGGTGCAGGGCCTGGCGGCGGCGGTGGTGCCGCTGGGCATCAGCATCATGCGCGACGAACTGCCCACCGAGCGGTTGGCGGGGGCCACGGCGCTGATGAGCGCCTCGCTCGGCGTCGGCGGCGCCCTGGGACTGCCGACGGCGGCGCTGATCGCGGACCACTACGACTGGCACGCGCTGTTCTGGAGCTCGGCCGGCATGGGCGTGGTGGCCCTGGCGCTCGTGCTGCTCTTCGTGCCCGAGTCGCAGGTGCGCTCCGGCGGCCGCTTCGACGTCCTTGGCGGTGTCGGCATGGCGGTGGGCCTCGTGTCCCTGCTGCTGGCGATATCCAAGGGCGCCGACTGGGGCTGGACAGACGGCACCACCCTCGGTCTGTTCGCAGCGGCGGTCGTGGTGCTGCTCACGTGGGGCTTCTTCGAACTGCGCACGACCGAGCCCCTGGTGGACCTGCGCACCACCGCCCGCCGCCAGGTGCTGGTGACCAATCTGGCCTCGATCGCGATCGGCTTCTCGATGTTCGCGATGTCCCTGGTCCTGCCCCAACTGCTGCAGCTGCCCGCGCAGACGGGCTACGGCCTGGGCAAGTCGCTCCTGACCGCCGGTCTGGTGATGGCGCCTTCCGGCCTGGTGATGATGGCGTTCGCCCCGGTGTCCGCCGCCGTCTCCAGGGCGAAGGGACCGAAGGTGACGCTGATGATCGGCGCGCTGATCGTGGCCTGCGGGTACGGCCTGAACATCGTGCTGATGTCCGAGGTGTGGCACCTGGTGCTGGTGTCGTTCGTCATCGGCGCCGGTATCGGTTTCACGTACGGCGCCATGCCCGCCCTGATCATGGGTGCCGTGAACCCCTCGGAGACCGCGGCCGCCAACAGCCTCAACACGCTGATGCGGTCGATCGGTACGTCCGCGGCCAGCGCCCTCGCCGGTGTCGTCCTCTCCCACCTGACAATCGACCTCGGCGGCTACGCGCTGCCCTCGCGGAACGGCTTCAAGGTCGTCATGGCCCTCGGCGCCGGGGCCGCGCTGCTGGCCTTCGCCGTGGCGTCGTTCATCCCTGGCCGCCGCTCCGTCGCCGTGGACGCGCCGATGCCCGCCACCGAACCGTCGGCCGACGCCGCCAAGGTCGGCTGACCGGCCGCCCCTGATGGCCGCCGACCACCGGTCCGCGGCCATCAGCCGGCCCCTCACCGGGGCAAGAACCGTGCGTCGGCGCCTGTGGCGCGGTGCTGGTCACCCGGCGGACAGCTTGTCCAACCACTGCCCCAGCAGGGCCGATTCGGCCGGGGTGAAGGACGGGGACCGCGCGGCGCGAAGCCGGGCCGCCAAGGTGGCGGCGGCGACCGGGACGGCCCTGTCCCCGTCACCCTCCTGGCCGTCGGACGCGCCGGAGGGCGGGCGGGTGACCGAGTCGAGCACGGCGTCGCGCAGCCGCTCGGAGAACCCCGGGTCCGAGTACTGCTCGGGTCTGGTGAGTACGGACAGGGCCGCCCCGACGTTGGCGGACATGATCATCTGAGTGGCGAGAGCGGGCGGCACGGTGAGCCGGCCGGCGGCGGCGCAGCGTTCGAGGATCCCGTGCAGCAGGGCGTGTGCCTCCTGCGCCGCCGCGGGCGGGACCGTCAGCTCGGGCGAGTACATCAGCCGGTAGTGGTTGGGGTGCTCCAGCGCGAAGCGCATGTGGTTGTCCCAGCCGCTGCGGAGGTCCGCGACCGGGTCGTCGCTGGGCCGGGCCGCCCGCTTGGAGGCGAGATAGGCCTCAAAGCCCCGGTCCACGACGGCGGCCAGCAGCCCGGCCTTGTCACCGAACAGCCGGTAGAGCATCGGCGCACCCACGCCCGCCGCCTCGCACACCGCCCGCGTGGAGACATCGGCGACCGACGCCTCGGCCAGCAGGTCGGTGGCCGCTTCCAGGATCTTCTCCCGCGCATCCATGGGACCACCGTAGCCCATTCGTAGCACCGATACGAAATCGGAGATACCAGCGCTACGAATCTGTGTTATCGTCGATACGAACCAGTCGTAGCAGCGCTAACAAAGGATGCAGCCATGACCACTCAGCCCCAGCAGGACCGGCGCGTGGCGATCGTGACCGGTGGATCACGCGGCATCGGGCGGCAGGTCGCCCGGAGGCTCGCCGCCGACGGTTTCGCGGTCGTCGTCGGGTACGCCGGCAACAAGGACGCCGCGAACGAGGTCGTCCAGGCCATCGAGGCGGCCGGCGGTACGGCCCACGCCGCCCGCGCGGACGTCGGCGACGATGCCGAGGTCGCCGCCCTCTTCGACCTGACGGAGGCCACCTACGGCGGTGTCGACGCCGTCGTGCACGCGGCCGGACGCATGCCCCTGTCCCCCGTCTCCGAACTCGACCTGGACGAACTCGACGCCCTGTACCGCACCAACATCCGCGGCACGTTCGTCGTCGACCAGCAGGCCGCACGCCGGCTGCGCCCGGGCGGAGCGCTCGTCAACTTCTCCAGCTCCGTGGTGGGACTCGCCTTCCCCGGCTACGGCGCCTATGCCGCGAGCAAGGGCGCGGTCGAGGCACTGACCCTGATCCTGGCCAGGGAGATGCGGGGCCGTGACGTGACGGTCAACGCGGTGGCGCCCGGCCCGACGGCGACCGACCTCTTCCTCGACGGCAAGGACGAGGAGACCGTCGCCCGGCTGGCCGCCCAGCCGCCGCTGGAACGCCTCGGGACCCCGCAGGACATAGCCGGCGTCGTGGCCTTCCTGGTCGGACGCGAGGGCCGCTGGGTCAACGGGCAGGTGCTGCGGGCCAACGGCGGCATCATCTGACGACGGCCGGTGGCAGCGCCGTTCAGGGGAAACCGGTGGGCCGGGCGCGTGACGGCGCGCGGCGGCGTCGACAACTCACCCGTGACCCTCCCCCTGATCCCGCCCATGCTCGCCACCCCGGGCACGCTGCCGCCCGTGTCGCAGGACGCCCGCTGGGCCTACGAGACCAAGCAGGACGGCCAGCGGGTCGTGGCCTACCTCGAAGGGGACGGACGTGTGCGGCTGCGGGCCCGGTCCGGGGAGGAGATCACCGCCGCGTACCCCGAACTCCGCGGCCTCGGCGCGGCACTGGGGACCACGGCCGCGGTGCTGGACGGGGAGGTCCTGGCACTGGACGAACACGGCCGCGCCGACTTCCAGTTGCTGCAGTCCCGCATGGGGCTGGCGCACGCGCCCGCCCGGGCGGCGCGGCAGGCCGCCAAGGTGCCCGCCCACCTGGTGCTGTTCGACGTGATGCACCTGGCAGGCCGGAATCTCACCGCGCTGCCCTACGTCCGCCGCCGGGGGATGCTGGAGGAACTGGGGCTCGACGGGCCCTTCTGGTCCACCCCCGCCGCGCTCGTCGGACACGGACGGCAGGCTCTGAGCGCCACTCGTGAGCACGGCATGGAGGGCCTGGTCTGCAAGCGGCTGGACTCGGTGTACGAACCCGGGGTGCGCTCCCGGGCCTGGATCAAGATCCGCAACATGCGCAGCGAGGATGTCGTCGTGGGCGGCTGGCTGGCGGGCATGGGACGGCTGTCGGGGCTGCCCGGCGCGGTCCTGGTCGGACAGCGGGCGGCGGGGCGGCTGCGGTACGTCGGCGGGGTGGGCACCGGCTGGAGCGAGGCCGAGCGGACCCGGCTCGCCGGGCTGCTGCGGGATGCCGAGACCACCGTCTGCCCCTTCGATCCCGTCCCCTCGGTGCCCGGCGCCCACTGGGTGGTGCCCCGCCTGGTCGGCGAGGTCCGCTACAGCACCCGTACCCGGGCCGGAATGCTGCGCCAGCCCTCGTGGCTGCGCCTCCGCCTCGACCTGACTCCCGAGGAGGCGGCGGCAGACTTCCCGGACGACCTGCTCTGACCCGCCGTCAGAGCTGGCTCGCCGGCGGACATCGAAGCGGCTCCGTCGCGGGCCCGGCGTCGGCGTGATGCGCGTCCGAATAGGTCCGTACGGTGCGAACGCGTCCTTCCGGGGGTCTATCGTGTCCGCATGTCCGTCCCCGAACTGATCCGTATCGTCTCCCGCGACTCGCCCATGGCGCTCGCCCAAGTGGAGCGTGTCCGCGCCGAGTTGGCGGCCCTGCACCCCGGTGTGCGCACCGAGGTCGTGCCGGTGAAGACGACCGGCGACAAGTGGATGGGCGTGCTGTCCCAGGTGGAGGGCAAGGGGGCGTTCACCAAGGAGGTGGACGCCGCGCTGCTGGCCGGCGAGGCCGATCTCGCGGTGCACTGCGTCAAGGACATTCCCGCCGACCGGCCGCTTCCGGCGGGCACGACGTTCGCCGCGTTCCTCAAGCGCGACGACGTCCGCGACGCCCTCGTCCATCCGGGCGGTCTGACACTGGACGAACTCCCCGAGGGCACGCGGATCGGTACCTCCGCGGTGCGGCGCGTCGCCCAGCTGGCCGCCAGTCATCCGCACCTGGAGTGCGTGCCCTTCCGCGGTAACGCCAACCGGCGGCTGGCGAAGCTGGAGGCCGGCGAGGCGGACGCGCTGCTGCTCGCGGTGTCCGGCCTCGAACGCATCGGCCGCCAGGACGTGATCACCGAGGTCCTGTCGGTGGAGACGATGATGCCGCCGATCGGCGCGGGCATCCTGGCCCTGCAGTGCCGGCAGGACGACATCGAGCTCATCGACGCCGTCAGCGGACTCGGGGACCCGGACACGCACCGGGAGGCGACCGCGGAACGCATGTTCCTGCACGTGCTGCAGGGACACTGCAACAGCCCCATCGCCGGGTACGCGCGCGTGGCACAGGGCGGCGAACTGTCCCTGCGGGCGTGTGTGTTCACTCCCGACGGCAAGACGCGCCTGAACGCCCACGAGTGGGCCGGCCGGCTCGACCCGGCCACCCTGGGCACGTCGGTCGCCGTGGCGCTGCTGCGTCAGGGTGCCCGCGAGATCATCGACGGCATCCCGCACTGAGGCGGGCGCGGATCAGGCGGTGCCTTCCTCCGCCTGTTCGCGCAGAAAGGTGCTGACCTGGTGGGCCAGGACGTCCCGCGCGGAGACCGCGTGGGCGCCCACCGTCTCCTCGTGCAGTCCGATACCGCCCGCCCACAGCCGGCGGTCGGCCCACTCCTCGTCGACGCGCAGCTGGATCTGGACGTCGACCTGGCTCAGGGAGGCTTCCGGGCCGGCCGCGAACAGCACGGCGGTGGCCCGACGGAGCGGATAGACGTCGAAGCCCTCGATGAACTGCGAGTTGCGCCAGTCGATGAACGCGGCCTCGCCGTCCGGGCCGATCCGCACGTCGATCTGACCGTCCTCGAGGTGGATGGTCGAGGGCCGGTCGCCGCGGTTCTCGACGGTCACGCGGACGCAGAAGTAGGTGAGGCCGGCGGCCGCGTCGTCCCGGCCGCGCGGGGGCTCGGCGGCTTCCAGACGGTGGACGCGGACACGCAGACCGGCATGCTCGTCGTACTCCTGCCAGTCCCCGACCACGTTCGGCTCGTACACAATCCACCTCTTCGACCTCAGAGAGCTGCTTCCTATCTGTGTGCTCAGCGCACTGTCAAATGAGCAGAATGCGCTGTGGCCAGGGAATTCACCCTCTTTGATCACTGATCAAGCCGTGCGCAGGAACAATCGGCGAAA
Above is a genomic segment from Streptomyces sp. SLBN-31 containing:
- a CDS encoding peroxiredoxin, which translates into the protein MSQPINVGDKVDDFELPDESGTVRKLSELLADGAVVLFFYPAALTAGCTAEACHFRDLAAEFAAVGARPVGVSGDSVERQQEFAGRHTLGMPLLSDADGTIRERFGVKRGFSLAPTKRVTFVIGQDRTVLDVVRSELRMNTHADRALEALRAAQQK
- a CDS encoding MarR family winged helix-turn-helix transcriptional regulator, encoding MPTPPLPDLPGTPASDEVIEIERALTRITYLSTRARRHERLMALAGVPLDRAAVALLRQVADSEPLRPGELATRLGVEASHVTRTVQQLQKSGYVTRVPDPDDRRAQRIELTGAGREAVARVRDAGARGMQSALAEWTPEELRQLATLFHRMVDDFLAYAGDEETESTS
- a CDS encoding TetR/AcrR family transcriptional regulator, which translates into the protein MAARTARAEQVNATRELILAAAERLFAERGVNAVSNRQVSEAAGQGNNTAVGYHFGTKADLVRAIVRKHATRIEQIRARLLAGIGDSPDVRDWVDCLVRPVPQHLAALGGPTWYARFCAQIMTDPVLHQIVVDESLSSPSLRRIIDGLTACLPDLPPEVRAERGEMARHLIVQMPAEREHALAENRPTPRATWDDAATGLADALVGLWLAPVANRP
- a CDS encoding MFS transporter, with protein sequence MSDALPNPVSPGGPAAPRSNAVVAVLAFAGIVVSLMQTLVIPIVPELPKLLDAPASDTAWAVTATLLAAAVATPVMGRLGDMFGKRRMLLVSVVLLVAGSVVCALSDSLAPMIAGRAVQGLAAAVVPLGISIMRDELPTERLAGATALMSASLGVGGALGLPTAALIADHYDWHALFWSSAGMGVVALALVLLFVPESQVRSGGRFDVLGGVGMAVGLVSLLLAISKGADWGWTDGTTLGLFAAAVVVLLTWGFFELRTTEPLVDLRTTARRQVLVTNLASIAIGFSMFAMSLVLPQLLQLPAQTGYGLGKSLLTAGLVMAPSGLVMMAFAPVSAAVSRAKGPKVTLMIGALIVACGYGLNIVLMSEVWHLVLVSFVIGAGIGFTYGAMPALIMGAVNPSETAAANSLNTLMRSIGTSAASALAGVVLSHLTIDLGGYALPSRNGFKVVMALGAGAALLAFAVASFIPGRRSVAVDAPMPATEPSADAAKVG
- a CDS encoding TetR/AcrR family transcriptional regulator; protein product: MDAREKILEAATDLLAEASVADVSTRAVCEAAGVGAPMLYRLFGDKAGLLAAVVDRGFEAYLASKRAARPSDDPVADLRSGWDNHMRFALEHPNHYRLMYSPELTVPPAAAQEAHALLHGILERCAAAGRLTVPPALATQMIMSANVGAALSVLTRPEQYSDPGFSERLRDAVLDSVTRPPSGASDGQEGDGDRAVPVAAATLAARLRAARSPSFTPAESALLGQWLDKLSAG
- a CDS encoding SDR family oxidoreductase is translated as MTTQPQQDRRVAIVTGGSRGIGRQVARRLAADGFAVVVGYAGNKDAANEVVQAIEAAGGTAHAARADVGDDAEVAALFDLTEATYGGVDAVVHAAGRMPLSPVSELDLDELDALYRTNIRGTFVVDQQAARRLRPGGALVNFSSSVVGLAFPGYGAYAASKGAVEALTLILAREMRGRDVTVNAVAPGPTATDLFLDGKDEETVARLAAQPPLERLGTPQDIAGVVAFLVGREGRWVNGQVLRANGGII
- the ligD gene encoding non-homologous end-joining DNA ligase, producing the protein MTLPLIPPMLATPGTLPPVSQDARWAYETKQDGQRVVAYLEGDGRVRLRARSGEEITAAYPELRGLGAALGTTAAVLDGEVLALDEHGRADFQLLQSRMGLAHAPARAARQAAKVPAHLVLFDVMHLAGRNLTALPYVRRRGMLEELGLDGPFWSTPAALVGHGRQALSATREHGMEGLVCKRLDSVYEPGVRSRAWIKIRNMRSEDVVVGGWLAGMGRLSGLPGAVLVGQRAAGRLRYVGGVGTGWSEAERTRLAGLLRDAETTVCPFDPVPSVPGAHWVVPRLVGEVRYSTRTRAGMLRQPSWLRLRLDLTPEEAAADFPDDLL
- the hemC gene encoding hydroxymethylbilane synthase encodes the protein MSVPELIRIVSRDSPMALAQVERVRAELAALHPGVRTEVVPVKTTGDKWMGVLSQVEGKGAFTKEVDAALLAGEADLAVHCVKDIPADRPLPAGTTFAAFLKRDDVRDALVHPGGLTLDELPEGTRIGTSAVRRVAQLAASHPHLECVPFRGNANRRLAKLEAGEADALLLAVSGLERIGRQDVITEVLSVETMMPPIGAGILALQCRQDDIELIDAVSGLGDPDTHREATAERMFLHVLQGHCNSPIAGYARVAQGGELSLRACVFTPDGKTRLNAHEWAGRLDPATLGTSVAVALLRQGAREIIDGIPH